A single Notoacmeibacter ruber DNA region contains:
- a CDS encoding response regulator, which translates to MRILVVDDSEDARDILSAALAIGGYEDVDYAESGENALSMLGVEPRNTAGQHFDVILIDVIMPGLNGIETCAKIRSDARYQDTPILMVTSINDSGSLSHAFIAGATDYVTKPFNRTELLARMRSACRLKGEVDRRHAREADTKSAPAGNEQTGPSQTFHPITGLFGPSILETWLRSDAAPMPSCILAVAIRNGKRLRSVHGSKHVEVGMKTISDALGRLPAGLTDFCAHYDDDILIVCLHGTSARQDAALISAIAERVRRLEIQTAESAVETTLSVGIGEARPEGEIPSKHSLVSTAIERMELVRSR; encoded by the coding sequence ATGCGGATATTGGTCGTCGACGATTCCGAAGATGCGCGCGACATTCTGTCGGCGGCACTGGCGATAGGCGGCTATGAGGACGTCGATTATGCCGAATCCGGTGAGAACGCGCTGTCAATGCTGGGCGTCGAACCGCGCAACACTGCCGGCCAGCACTTCGACGTCATCTTGATCGACGTCATCATGCCGGGCCTCAACGGCATCGAGACCTGCGCAAAAATCCGCTCCGATGCGCGCTATCAGGACACGCCCATCCTGATGGTCACGTCGATCAACGACAGCGGATCGCTCTCTCACGCATTTATCGCGGGAGCGACGGACTACGTCACCAAACCCTTCAATCGCACCGAATTGCTGGCGCGGATGCGCAGCGCTTGCCGACTGAAGGGTGAGGTCGACCGCCGCCATGCAAGAGAAGCGGACACGAAAAGCGCGCCCGCCGGGAACGAGCAGACCGGGCCGTCGCAGACCTTCCATCCGATCACCGGCTTGTTCGGGCCCAGCATACTCGAAACCTGGTTGCGGTCGGACGCCGCTCCTATGCCAAGCTGCATTCTCGCGGTCGCGATCAGGAATGGAAAACGGCTTCGCTCCGTCCACGGAAGCAAGCATGTCGAAGTCGGGATGAAGACCATTTCAGATGCCCTCGGACGGCTGCCCGCCGGATTGACGGATTTTTGCGCTCACTATGACGACGACATTCTTATCGTGTGCCTGCACGGGACCAGCGCGAGACAGGATGCCGCCCTGATCTCGGCCATTGCCGAACGCGTCCGGCGGTTGGAGATCCAGACAGCGGAGAGCGCGGTCGAAACCACGCTTTCGGTCGGTATCGGAGAAGCCCGACCGGAGGGCGAAATCCCGTCGAAGCACTCCCTGGTCTCGACTGCCATCGAACGGATGGAACTCGTCCGCTCGCGATAG
- a CDS encoding WecB/TagA/CpsF family glycosyltransferase has protein sequence MKQLDTCQLFDLDIVRNSKSETIEMMLDDPAGKKTAAFVNAHCINVAAGSVEYQWALKKARYVLPDGAGVALAARLNGQSFSENLNGTDLFLPLCKEAAKRNMSVFFFGSREGVARQAAERAADLVPGLTVAGTRHGYFDDTQQNDIIDQINRSGADIVLVALGVPQQDVWIARNRHRLNASLVMGVGAQFDFWSGRVKRAPLLLRKARLEWAWRLALEPRRLAKRYLIGNATFVARAFGEGAKRRALGRSPNWQSRAIDVAVAGGAVMCLAPLLALISVAIKLGSRGPVLFRQVRTGENGQPFEVLKFRTMYVDAEKRRSEVLALADRRGICFKAKNDPRVTSVGRVLRRYSLDELPQLFNVLKGEMSVVGPRPALPSEVAAYPPEAHERLACKPGLTGVWQVSGRAEIGFQKMVDMDVAYVRSKSVALDLALLALTFRAVFTGRGAY, from the coding sequence ATGAAACAACTCGATACCTGCCAACTTTTCGATCTCGACATCGTCCGCAACAGCAAGAGCGAGACGATCGAAATGATGCTCGACGACCCGGCCGGCAAAAAGACCGCAGCTTTCGTCAATGCGCACTGCATCAACGTTGCGGCCGGATCGGTCGAATATCAGTGGGCCTTGAAAAAGGCCCGTTATGTGTTGCCAGATGGCGCTGGAGTGGCGCTGGCCGCGCGACTGAACGGCCAGAGCTTTTCCGAGAACCTCAACGGAACCGACCTCTTTTTGCCGCTCTGCAAGGAAGCGGCGAAACGCAACATGTCGGTGTTCTTCTTCGGCAGCCGCGAGGGCGTTGCCCGGCAGGCTGCCGAGCGCGCGGCCGATCTCGTGCCCGGCCTGACGGTCGCCGGTACGCGGCACGGCTATTTCGACGATACGCAGCAGAACGATATCATAGACCAGATCAACCGCTCGGGTGCCGATATCGTTCTCGTCGCCCTTGGCGTACCGCAGCAGGATGTCTGGATCGCGCGGAACCGCCATCGCCTCAACGCGTCGTTGGTGATGGGCGTGGGCGCACAGTTCGACTTCTGGTCCGGACGTGTGAAACGAGCGCCGCTCCTTCTTCGCAAGGCGCGGCTGGAATGGGCCTGGCGGCTGGCGCTGGAGCCGCGCCGTCTTGCCAAGCGCTATCTGATCGGCAATGCGACCTTTGTGGCCCGCGCCTTTGGTGAAGGTGCAAAACGGCGCGCACTCGGACGCTCTCCGAATTGGCAAAGCAGGGCCATCGACGTGGCCGTGGCCGGTGGTGCGGTGATGTGCCTTGCCCCTCTTCTTGCGCTCATATCCGTTGCCATCAAGCTCGGCTCGCGCGGTCCGGTGTTGTTCCGGCAGGTTCGCACGGGTGAAAATGGCCAGCCCTTCGAAGTGCTCAAGTTCCGGACGATGTATGTCGATGCCGAAAAGCGGCGGTCGGAAGTCCTTGCTCTGGCCGACCGACGGGGCATCTGCTTCAAAGCGAAGAACGATCCGCGTGTTACGAGTGTCGGCCGTGTGCTTCGTCGCTACTCGCTGGACGAATTGCCGCAGCTGTTCAATGTTCTGAAGGGTGAGATGAGTGTCGTCGGTCCACGACCGGCCCTGCCGAGCGAAGTTGCCGCCTATCCGCCGGAAGCGCATGAGCGCCTTGCGTGCAAACCGGGGCTGACTGGCGTCTGGCAGGTGTCCGGACGTGCGGAGATCGGGTTTCAGAAAATGGTCGATATGGATGTCGCTTATGTCCGGTCCAAATCGGTCGCGCTGGATCTGGCCCTCCTGGCCCTGACGTTCCGCGCAGTCTTCACCGGTCGCGGCGCTTACTGA
- a CDS encoding response regulator transcription factor, with amino-acid sequence MKVLLADDHELVRDTICAFLQNEKDMSISVAADFPDAADKMTTAGPFDLVLLDYSMPGMDGLEGLKKAIDLNFRSPVAIISGTIDRPTAEEALALGAAGFLPKTIAAKSLIHAIRFMAAGEQYAPIQFLTEVEEQSTHPLAEKLTDRELQVLEGLVKGQSNKEIARELALQEVTIKLHVKTLCRKLDAKNRTQAAIIAKEEGLF; translated from the coding sequence ATGAAAGTACTTTTGGCAGACGATCACGAACTGGTTCGCGACACGATCTGCGCCTTCCTGCAAAACGAAAAGGATATGTCCATCTCGGTCGCTGCCGATTTTCCCGACGCTGCGGACAAGATGACGACGGCTGGTCCTTTCGACCTTGTGCTTCTCGATTATTCGATGCCCGGAATGGACGGGCTGGAAGGCCTTAAGAAAGCGATCGATCTGAATTTCAGAAGCCCTGTCGCGATTATCTCGGGAACGATCGATCGGCCTACGGCTGAAGAGGCGCTGGCCCTCGGAGCGGCCGGGTTTCTTCCAAAGACCATCGCCGCGAAATCCCTGATCCATGCCATCCGCTTCATGGCCGCCGGCGAACAATACGCTCCGATCCAGTTCCTGACCGAAGTAGAAGAGCAGTCGACCCACCCGCTTGCGGAGAAACTCACGGACCGCGAATTGCAGGTCCTCGAGGGCTTGGTAAAGGGCCAGTCGAACAAGGAAATCGCTCGCGAACTTGCGTTGCAGGAGGTGACGATCAAGCTTCACGTCAAGACGCTCTGTCGCAAGCTCGATGCGAAGAACCGCACCCAGGCGGCCATCATCGCCAAGGAAGAAGGCCTGTTCTAG
- a CDS encoding GumC family protein: MNAPLARLVGQPIPVELREAEPAQPETESKSGRSPFSILRLVRTPLRGLSFWRLVRGGRIGDAGRLPRYFLVTGALLGTIWLPIILYLQFAPVQYTSSVSLILPGAGVSSSVSLSEIGQASTSANSPYASSSISPTVTYQKLVQSGRVIRRASSDSGIEEAAFGRPRVKLVDQTSLMQVQMKGRTPDAARERTEALLTAFLTELSELRDDEMKRREASVTDTVRKYQDAVNVIRDKISDVQVQTGLSSQDQFHNIVQTKETLLSRIAEGQAELQNTDRAVASLAGLLGISPEAAARTIKLHVDPEYASLSKSLADETSKLASLGKLYGPRHPEVVSVRERHDGIQLRMVERAVDVTGLPADQLRGQVERAADGERGTLLARVISEVAKRDGQRARLKVLRDELKNTEARVVELVTAASNLDKLNRDYKVAQAVFTSALARLNASKTDVFASYPMVQIAEPPSLPFEPSSPNRLLAIIAGIVATLFAGTGLMLTWLRRPLIDKLSGTLRKTGPAPDEAE; this comes from the coding sequence ATGAACGCCCCCCTAGCCCGCCTTGTCGGTCAGCCAATCCCTGTGGAATTGCGTGAAGCCGAGCCCGCTCAGCCGGAGACCGAATCGAAGTCCGGGCGCTCGCCCTTTTCAATTCTTCGCCTGGTCCGCACGCCGCTTCGCGGCCTTTCCTTCTGGCGCCTCGTCCGCGGTGGCCGGATCGGCGATGCTGGGCGTCTGCCACGCTATTTTCTGGTGACCGGGGCCCTGTTGGGTACAATCTGGCTACCGATCATTCTTTATCTGCAGTTCGCGCCCGTGCAGTACACGTCCAGCGTCTCTCTGATCTTGCCGGGCGCTGGCGTCTCCAGTTCCGTCAGCCTGTCGGAGATCGGGCAGGCGTCCACATCGGCGAATTCGCCCTATGCCAGCTCGTCCATCAGCCCGACGGTCACCTATCAGAAATTGGTGCAGTCCGGCCGCGTGATCCGCCGCGCCTCGTCCGATTCCGGCATTGAAGAAGCCGCATTCGGTCGACCGAGGGTCAAGCTGGTCGATCAGACCAGCCTCATGCAGGTGCAGATGAAGGGCCGCACGCCGGACGCCGCACGCGAACGGACCGAAGCCCTTCTGACGGCGTTTCTCACCGAACTGAGCGAATTGCGCGACGACGAGATGAAGCGCCGTGAGGCTTCGGTAACGGACACCGTCCGCAAGTATCAGGATGCGGTGAACGTGATCCGCGACAAGATCAGCGACGTGCAGGTCCAGACGGGGCTCAGCTCGCAGGACCAGTTCCACAATATCGTCCAGACGAAAGAAACGCTCCTTTCGCGCATCGCCGAAGGGCAAGCGGAACTGCAGAATACAGACCGTGCCGTTGCCTCGCTGGCCGGCCTTCTTGGCATTTCGCCCGAAGCGGCGGCGAGAACGATCAAGCTGCATGTCGATCCCGAATATGCATCCCTGTCGAAGAGCCTGGCGGACGAAACATCCAAACTGGCCTCGCTCGGCAAGCTCTATGGCCCTCGCCATCCGGAGGTGGTCTCCGTTCGCGAACGGCACGACGGCATTCAGTTGCGCATGGTCGAACGCGCCGTGGACGTGACCGGCCTGCCGGCCGACCAACTGCGGGGACAAGTCGAGCGCGCCGCCGACGGCGAGCGTGGAACGCTTCTGGCCCGCGTCATTTCCGAAGTCGCCAAACGCGATGGTCAGCGCGCCCGGCTGAAGGTTTTGCGCGATGAGTTGAAGAATACCGAGGCCCGCGTTGTCGAACTGGTGACTGCAGCATCCAATCTCGACAAGCTCAATCGCGATTACAAGGTGGCACAGGCCGTCTTCACCTCCGCGCTTGCACGGCTGAATGCGTCCAAGACCGATGTTTTCGCGTCTTATCCCATGGTGCAAATCGCCGAGCCGCCGAGCCTTCCTTTCGAGCCGTCTTCGCCCAACAGGCTGCTGGCCATTATCGCCGGAATCGTAGCCACGCTCTTCGCAGGCACAGGCCTGATGCTCACCTGGTTGCGGCGGCCGCTGATCGACAAGCTGAGCGGAACCCTTCGCAAGACCGGTCCTGCGCCCGATGAAGCGGAATAA
- a CDS encoding O-antigen ligase domain-containing protein, producing MKRNNPAEGFVFWSMTLTWAFYALGALYIVGPVVAWLLAGLAAISLYLGAAMRSDLRATGPVPALVWLWGLGMAVMLIALWIGHLDWSLGLAKTIKSSIGWAKGWALLFLLPFAGAVLPIRRLVLIRSQNIVGLCTFLLLPLLVVAPTLGLPEKIFVSPLKAAGGPGPEYFSVYLYTLDPASWTPRWQFYAPWSPFAGLLGVVMVCFALEDRDRRWLLAGVLAGLAMIFLSKSRMSLVALVVCTVTPRMMPLLAKGFAWQIAAGFAASMAVLGTALLDFVLGGIAAFKSARADSTRVRETLQRIAYERWQNEAVWFGHGTVQPGPHLVEYMPIGSHHTWYGLLFVKGLTGFFALAIPMTVHFFVAAVDSVRHPRGRLPLSIMLAMLILTFGENIEIEAYLLWPALLLLGIHAREMAAERSAKTEQPAVQPS from the coding sequence ATGAAGCGGAATAATCCCGCAGAAGGGTTCGTCTTCTGGTCGATGACGCTGACCTGGGCGTTCTACGCCCTTGGCGCCCTCTACATTGTCGGCCCGGTGGTCGCATGGCTTCTCGCCGGTCTGGCTGCGATCTCGCTCTACCTTGGCGCAGCCATGCGGTCGGACCTCCGTGCGACCGGGCCAGTGCCAGCCCTTGTCTGGCTGTGGGGCCTCGGCATGGCGGTCATGCTCATCGCGCTCTGGATCGGTCATCTGGATTGGAGCCTCGGCCTCGCCAAAACGATCAAATCGTCGATCGGCTGGGCAAAAGGCTGGGCGCTCCTCTTCCTCCTGCCATTTGCCGGCGCGGTTCTGCCGATCCGCCGTCTGGTGCTGATCAGAAGCCAGAACATTGTCGGCCTCTGCACATTCCTATTGCTGCCACTGCTGGTGGTGGCTCCTACTCTCGGCCTGCCGGAGAAGATCTTCGTTTCCCCCCTCAAGGCGGCGGGCGGGCCCGGCCCCGAATACTTCTCCGTCTATCTCTATACGCTCGATCCGGCGAGTTGGACGCCGCGCTGGCAATTCTACGCGCCCTGGTCGCCCTTTGCGGGCCTGCTGGGTGTCGTGATGGTCTGTTTCGCCCTTGAAGATCGCGACCGCCGCTGGCTGCTCGCGGGCGTTCTGGCCGGACTCGCGATGATCTTTCTGTCGAAATCCCGGATGAGCCTCGTCGCGCTGGTCGTCTGCACCGTCACACCGCGCATGATGCCGCTCCTGGCGAAGGGCTTTGCTTGGCAGATCGCGGCCGGTTTCGCCGCGTCCATGGCGGTCCTCGGCACAGCCCTTCTCGATTTCGTGCTGGGCGGCATTGCTGCTTTCAAATCAGCGCGGGCCGACAGCACACGCGTCCGCGAAACACTTCAACGGATCGCTTATGAGCGCTGGCAAAATGAAGCGGTCTGGTTCGGGCATGGCACGGTGCAGCCCGGTCCGCATCTGGTGGAATACATGCCGATCGGCAGCCACCACACCTGGTATGGTCTGCTTTTCGTGAAAGGTCTGACCGGATTCTTCGCGCTTGCCATTCCGATGACCGTCCACTTTTTCGTGGCGGCGGTCGACAGTGTCCGCCACCCCCGCGGTCGTCTACCGCTCTCGATCATGCTGGCCATGCTGATTCTGACGTTCGGCGAGAATATCGAAATCGAGGCCTATCTTTTGTGGCCGGCCCTTCTCCTCCTTGGCATCCACGCCCGCGAGATGGCTGCCGAGCGCTCGGCAAAGACCGAGCAACCGGCCGTTCAACCTTCCTGA